In Anseongella ginsenosidimutans, one genomic interval encodes:
- a CDS encoding PD-(D/E)XK nuclease family transposase produces the protein MYQLKTKGECGNLPPRSNSGWQYRRESSWELRVKKRYRSSEYSNSGKDHSYPASFELILVELPRFTKTIAELQTNLDKWLYLMKALPHLQEQPSSFQGPLFEKLFQLTDYNKLKEDQKMTIDYDRDLRSIASASKREGRQEGLREGIQQQKHSSVLALIKQTDLNDQKIASIEGVEESFVRRVRAER, from the coding sequence ATGTACCAGTTGAAAACCAAAGGAGAATGCGGGAATTTGCCACCCCGGAGCAATTCCGGTTGGCAGTATCGCCGGGAAAGCTCGTGGGAACTGCGGGTAAAGAAGCGCTATCGTTCATCGGAGTATTCGAATTCCGGAAAGGATCATTCCTACCCTGCTTCATTTGAACTGATACTGGTGGAGCTTCCCAGGTTCACCAAGACGATCGCCGAACTGCAAACCAATCTTGATAAATGGCTGTACCTCATGAAGGCCTTGCCTCATCTGCAGGAGCAACCTTCGTCCTTTCAGGGGCCCTTATTTGAAAAACTATTTCAATTAACCGATTACAATAAGCTAAAGGAGGACCAAAAAATGACAATTGACTATGATCGCGACCTTAGAAGTATTGCAAGCGCCTCGAAACGGGAAGGCCGGCAGGAAGGCCTGCGAGAAGGTATTCAACAGCAGAAACATTCATCTGTCCTGGCCCTGATCAAACAAACGGACTTGAATGATCAAAAGATTGCTTCCATCGAGGGAGTTGAAGAGAGTTTTGTAAGAAGGGTTCGGGCGGAGCGGTAG
- a CDS encoding Uma2 family endonuclease: MNTPAYPYPPAPQTAKDIFEGLPEGTRAQLIENMIVMEPAPAFLHQDISAQLAVAIYNFVKQRGLGKLLYAPINVYLDDENAFQPDILYISRERLSIIKKNGIYGAPDLIVEIISPATSQFDWHDKKRMYERNAVKEYWLVNPGSCMVQGYKLVKKAFQALPPAKGALSSVLLGAKFEFKNKPPHTCTS; the protein is encoded by the coding sequence ATGAACACTCCTGCTTATCCGTACCCCCCTGCTCCGCAAACGGCCAAAGATATTTTTGAAGGCCTGCCGGAGGGAACCAGGGCTCAGCTAATCGAAAACATGATTGTCATGGAACCGGCTCCCGCCTTCCTTCACCAGGATATCTCGGCCCAGCTAGCGGTAGCTATCTATAATTTTGTTAAACAGCGGGGTTTAGGGAAGTTATTATACGCGCCCATAAATGTTTACCTGGATGACGAAAATGCTTTCCAGCCGGACATTCTTTACATAAGCAGGGAACGCCTGTCTATTATTAAAAAGAACGGAATTTACGGCGCGCCGGACCTGATCGTGGAAATCATTTCCCCTGCCACCTCGCAATTTGACTGGCATGATAAAAAACGCATGTATGAACGGAACGCCGTAAAGGAGTACTGGCTGGTTAACCCCGGCAGCTGCATGGTGCAGGGCTATAAGCTCGTAAAAAAAGCTTTTCAAGCCCTGCCGCCCGCCAAAGGTGCATTGAGTTCTGTTTTATTAGGCGCAAAATTTGAATTCAAAAATAAACCCCCACATACATGTACCAGTTGA
- the greA gene encoding transcription elongation factor GreA encodes MAEITYFTEEGMKKLRDELAQLKGEGRTAIARQIAEARDKGDLSENAEYDAAKDAQGLHELRIAKLEETLANARIVDESKMDASKVLVLSNVKIKNIQNGKVMSYQLVSENEADLKAGKISVKSPIGQGLLGKTVGDVAEIEVPTGLMKFEVLGISR; translated from the coding sequence ATGGCTGAGATTACCTATTTTACAGAAGAAGGAATGAAAAAGCTCAGGGATGAGCTTGCACAGTTGAAAGGGGAAGGACGCACTGCAATTGCCAGGCAAATCGCGGAAGCGCGCGACAAGGGAGATCTTTCCGAAAATGCAGAATATGATGCGGCCAAAGATGCCCAGGGTTTACACGAGCTCCGTATTGCAAAACTGGAGGAAACCCTTGCAAATGCCCGTATAGTTGACGAGTCCAAAATGGATGCATCAAAGGTGCTGGTGCTGTCTAATGTGAAGATCAAGAATATCCAGAACGGGAAGGTAATGTCCTACCAGCTGGTCTCAGAGAACGAAGCGGACCTGAAAGCAGGGAAAATTTCGGTGAAATCACCTATCGGGCAGGGACTCCTGGGTAAGACCGTGGGAGATGTGGCTGAAATTGAGG